One genomic segment of Anguilla anguilla isolate fAngAng1 chromosome 2, fAngAng1.pri, whole genome shotgun sequence includes these proteins:
- the spred2a gene encoding sprouty-related, EVH1 domain-containing protein 2 isoform X2, whose amino-acid sequence MSDSRSDSYIVRVKAVVMTRDDSSGGWLAQEGGGLSRVGVCKVLPSELIGRSDFLIHGERLKDKQVILECFLKKDLIYTKATPTFHHWRVDNKKCGLTFQSPADARAFDRGVRKAIEDLTEGSTTSSSTIQNEAELGDDDVFTNATDSSSNSSQRKDRPVQPLPSPNLCDPRRHHCVLGHFHDPYRPPHHYFLDQSVPKFPRHVSFQDEEEEIVRINPREKTWLTGYEDYRHAAARDKFIRPEDADSYVHFAKSEPPKHDYSYPYVPSSDLKAGGGVAGGGVGGVVVGGVAGGVVSAQPRPLQPKWKRRKEDGERSRCVYCRDMFNHEENGRGRCQDAPDPVRTCIHRVSFMWCADSLLYHCMSDPEGEYSDPCSCDTSDERFCLRWLALVGLSLLAPCMCCYAPLRACYRCGVACRCCGGRHKAVG is encoded by the exons tgacaGCTACATTGTGCGCGTTAAAGCGGTGGTGATGACCCGTGATGACTCGAGCGGCGGTTGGCTGGCGCAGGAGGGCGGGGGCCTGAGCCGGGTGGGCGTGTGCAAGGTGCTGCCCAGCGAGCTGATTGGCCGCAGCGACTTCCTCATCCACGGCGAGCGGCTCAAAGACAAACAG GTGATTCTGGAGTGTTTCCTGAAGAAGGACCTGATCTACAccaaggccacgcccaccttcCACCACTGGAGGGTGGACAACAAGAAGTGCGGCTTGACCTTCCAGAGTCCGGCCGACGCCCGTGCCTTCGACCGGGGCGTGAGGAAAGCCATCGAGGACCTGACGGAAG GATCCACGACTTCCTCTTCCACAATCCAGAACGAGGCCGAACTGGGAGATGACGATGTCTTCACC aaCGCCACCGACAGCTCGTCCAACTCGTCCCAGAGGAAGGACCGCCCCGTGCAGCCGCTGCCCTCCCCCAACCTCTGTGACCCCCGCAGGCACCACTGCGTCCTGGGACACTTCCACGACCCCTACCGGCCGCCCCACCACTACTTCCTGGATCAG tccgtCCCCAAGTTCCCCCGCCACGTCAGCTTccaggacgaggaggaggagatcgTGCGCATCAACCCCCGGGAGAAGACCTGGCTGACGGGGTACGAGGACTACCGGCACGCGGCCGCCCGCGACAAGTTCATCCGGCCCGAGGACGCCGACTCCTACGTGCACTTCGCCAAGAGCGAGCCGCCCAAGCACGACTACAGCTACCCGTACGTGCCCAGCTCGGACCTGAAGGCCGGGGGCGGGGTCGCGGGGGGCGGCGTGGGCGGCGTGGTGGtcgggggcgtggccgggggcGTGGTCagcgcccagccccgccccctgcagccCAAGTGGAAGCGGCGGAAGGAGGACGGCGAGCGCTCGCGCTGCGTCTACTGCCGGGACATGTTCAACCACGAGGAGAACGGGCGGGGCCGCTGCCAGGACGCGCCCGACCCCGTGCGGACCTGCATCCACCGCGTCAGCTTCATGTGGTGCGCGGACAGCCTGCTGTACCACTGCATGTCCGACCCCGAGGGCGAGTACTCGGACCCGTGCTCCTGCGACACGTCGGACGAGCGCTTCTGCCTGCGCTGGCTGGCGCTGGTGGGCCTGTCGCTGCTCGC
- the spred2a gene encoding sprouty-related, EVH1 domain-containing protein 2 isoform X1: protein MTEETHPDDDSYIVRVKAVVMTRDDSSGGWLAQEGGGLSRVGVCKVLPSELIGRSDFLIHGERLKDKQVILECFLKKDLIYTKATPTFHHWRVDNKKCGLTFQSPADARAFDRGVRKAIEDLTEGSTTSSSTIQNEAELGDDDVFTNATDSSSNSSQRKDRPVQPLPSPNLCDPRRHHCVLGHFHDPYRPPHHYFLDQSVPKFPRHVSFQDEEEEIVRINPREKTWLTGYEDYRHAAARDKFIRPEDADSYVHFAKSEPPKHDYSYPYVPSSDLKAGGGVAGGGVGGVVVGGVAGGVVSAQPRPLQPKWKRRKEDGERSRCVYCRDMFNHEENGRGRCQDAPDPVRTCIHRVSFMWCADSLLYHCMSDPEGEYSDPCSCDTSDERFCLRWLALVGLSLLAPCMCCYAPLRACYRCGVACRCCGGRHKAVG from the exons tgacaGCTACATTGTGCGCGTTAAAGCGGTGGTGATGACCCGTGATGACTCGAGCGGCGGTTGGCTGGCGCAGGAGGGCGGGGGCCTGAGCCGGGTGGGCGTGTGCAAGGTGCTGCCCAGCGAGCTGATTGGCCGCAGCGACTTCCTCATCCACGGCGAGCGGCTCAAAGACAAACAG GTGATTCTGGAGTGTTTCCTGAAGAAGGACCTGATCTACAccaaggccacgcccaccttcCACCACTGGAGGGTGGACAACAAGAAGTGCGGCTTGACCTTCCAGAGTCCGGCCGACGCCCGTGCCTTCGACCGGGGCGTGAGGAAAGCCATCGAGGACCTGACGGAAG GATCCACGACTTCCTCTTCCACAATCCAGAACGAGGCCGAACTGGGAGATGACGATGTCTTCACC aaCGCCACCGACAGCTCGTCCAACTCGTCCCAGAGGAAGGACCGCCCCGTGCAGCCGCTGCCCTCCCCCAACCTCTGTGACCCCCGCAGGCACCACTGCGTCCTGGGACACTTCCACGACCCCTACCGGCCGCCCCACCACTACTTCCTGGATCAG tccgtCCCCAAGTTCCCCCGCCACGTCAGCTTccaggacgaggaggaggagatcgTGCGCATCAACCCCCGGGAGAAGACCTGGCTGACGGGGTACGAGGACTACCGGCACGCGGCCGCCCGCGACAAGTTCATCCGGCCCGAGGACGCCGACTCCTACGTGCACTTCGCCAAGAGCGAGCCGCCCAAGCACGACTACAGCTACCCGTACGTGCCCAGCTCGGACCTGAAGGCCGGGGGCGGGGTCGCGGGGGGCGGCGTGGGCGGCGTGGTGGtcgggggcgtggccgggggcGTGGTCagcgcccagccccgccccctgcagccCAAGTGGAAGCGGCGGAAGGAGGACGGCGAGCGCTCGCGCTGCGTCTACTGCCGGGACATGTTCAACCACGAGGAGAACGGGCGGGGCCGCTGCCAGGACGCGCCCGACCCCGTGCGGACCTGCATCCACCGCGTCAGCTTCATGTGGTGCGCGGACAGCCTGCTGTACCACTGCATGTCCGACCCCGAGGGCGAGTACTCGGACCCGTGCTCCTGCGACACGTCGGACGAGCGCTTCTGCCTGCGCTGGCTGGCGCTGGTGGGCCTGTCGCTGCTCGC